The sequence AGGTCTTACCCGAACCTGTTTCAGCCACACCGATAATGTCACGATTTTGCAAACCAATAGGTATGGCTTGCCTTTGAATGGGTGTGGGTTCTTTGTAGCCAACCCCATCGATAATATCCAAAATTTCTTTGGGAAAGCCGGATTCTTTCCAACTGCGTATTGGATTGGGTATTTTACCACCCTTAATGGTGATATTGTAATCTTCGCGGAATATACGCCAATCACGTTCTGTCATTTCATCCATATCTTTTTCCGACCAATGACGATCATCCCACTTTTGTTTGTCTTCCTTGCGTTTCACCTTCTTAAGGCGTACCTTTTCCTGTTCTTTCTCTGCCTCTGTACGACGCTTTTCGAGGAGGTCGCCATAAAATTGACTTTGAGTTCGTTTCTGTTCCTTAATATCGATACCAGCTACATTGCCACGACCAAAGAATTGCACATGATGACGTTCTTTATAGAGATTATTATAGTCCACAGAAGTATCTTCGGCAGCATCCcagtcaaatacaaatttccGGTCATTTAAACGTCGAACTCTTCGTTTTTTCTTAACTATACCCAAATAACGTTCTCTTATGGCTTCCAATTCCTTCTCTTTATCTTTGTTCGAGAGGTCGTCCACCCGCTTACTTTCTCTTTCCCTATCAGCAGGCCCCCCACGATCTCTATCTGGGCCAGCTCGATTTCTGTCATCACCACCACCGCCACCGCCGCCGCCGCCACGATCTCTACGATCAAAATCACGGTCTCTGTCTCGGTCTCTGCCATCTCTTTCACGCCCCTCTGGCCTACGTTCAACTTTTGGTTCTGACCTTTTTGACACACTAAAGCTATTGTCAATGCCACTGCTAGAGGCTGTAGCTATACCTGATATTGATGCAGATATACCCACACGTACACCACTTTGAGCTGCTCTCATAGCGGCCACTTCCTCTTGACGCCGCTTTAAAGCTTCGACAGCTCTTTGTTCTTTAGTCAAAAACACCGGTTTGGCACGGGCTTCCTCTTCCCTTTTCTTCTTTTCCAGTAGCTCTTCCAAAGACAATGGTTCTGATTTTTTACTCTTGCGATTCTCTTCTAGCATTTCCTCATCTTCCATTTTTAAATCCTTTTCAGCCTTAAGTTTTTGTTCAAGCTTTAACTTGACATCTTCGGCCTCACGTTTTTTATCTTTGTATTTTGATAAGTCAGAATCACGGAGCCGCTCCTTGGAGCGAGATCTTTCCCGACTGCGTTCACGATGGCGATTTTGTTGACGCTCTGGAGATCTATCACGACCGGTACGTTCTTTAGACCGCGAACGGGTGCGTCTGGCTGGGCGACGATCATAGTCTACACCGCCTCCGCGAGAATCTCGTACACGCTCACGGTCCCTATCGCGTTCTTTGTCAATATGACGTTCGCGGGATCGAGAACGGCGCTTTCTATCATTaaccatttattatttttaaatatttacaggtttttctttaattcttcttttaaaattaagtaaatgtttttatttttacacacaCAATGCAAGAAACGTTTATCTGAAAAGCCAGAAGTATACAAAGTGTTGccacatttttaaaactttataaaaaatgtgataccAAGTTTTCGTTTtggtaaattaatttttaagataattatAATTCTCATtatctttctaaatatttatatttttaagataattatAATTCTCATtatctttctaaatatttatatgcTTATTGAAATTCATATTAACATAAGGAGTCCCTTTgtatataaaatcttaaaagtACTCATCACATTTAGTTCCACaggcaaaaaataaaagtatttattcTATAAGTAGCAGCAAGATGAAGTTTAATATTAACCAGTctttcaaagtttgaatgaatTGAATTGTGAATTAATTAAATGAGTAATATTAGTTTGTAAAAATAACGAATAATGAGCATTTTCACAACACCAAAGAGCATCTTGATATCAGCCAAAAAAGTTCAATAAAAACAGTATCATAATAATCTGGTAGCTCCCTCGCCATATGTTTACGGTAAATTGACCAGTGATGACATTTGTGGCAAAATAGAAGACCTATTTTATGACAAATGGAAAACTTGGTACAAtaatgttttacttaattttctaaCTTATTTTAAGttactaataataaaaaaatattaaataaattcctaagtcacttaaaaaaatccattaatATACACAAACTATATCTAGCttcgatattaaaatatattcttcTACGTGTTTGCAGCCATTTCGGTACTGAGTACAATATTGTACTACTCATCGCTGGTAGTaatgacatattttttattatttccccAAACAAATTGCAAATTTCTTCAGTTTCTTATTGAAGCTCCAATGTGGAGTATATTGTTGTGTTTACGTTGAATTTGTTAGTATACAGTGCACACGAAATCCCCTTTAAACGGATGACGCATTTGTGAACAAAAAAGTGTATATTGTGAAAACATAATACAAAACAATACACTattaatttttgtgtgaaaattagaacattaactactagtGGAAAACCTAGATTAAAATACGAGATGTTACcgaatataattatttaaactttCTCTTTTGTTTAAGACCAATTAC comes from Calliphora vicina chromosome 2, idCalVici1.1, whole genome shotgun sequence and encodes:
- the LOC135952397 gene encoding probable ATP-dependent RNA helicase DDX23, with amino-acid sequence MVNDRKRRSRSRERHIDKERDRDRERVRDSRGGGVDYDRRPARRTRSRSKERTGRDRSPERQQNRHRERSRERSRSKERLRDSDLSKYKDKKREAEDVKLKLEQKLKAEKDLKMEDEEMLEENRKSKKSEPLSLEELLEKKKREEEARAKPVFLTKEQRAVEALKRRQEEVAAMRAAQSGVRVGISASISGIATASSSGIDNSFSVSKRSEPKVERRPEGRERDGRDRDRDRDFDRRDRGGGGGGGGGDDRNRAGPDRDRGGPADRERESKRVDDLSNKDKEKELEAIRERYLGIVKKKRRVRRLNDRKFVFDWDAAEDTSVDYNNLYKERHHVQFFGRGNVAGIDIKEQKRTQSQFYGDLLEKRRTEAEKEQEKVRLKKVKRKEDKQKWDDRHWSEKDMDEMTERDWRIFREDYNITIKGGKIPNPIRSWKESGFPKEILDIIDGVGYKEPTPIQRQAIPIGLQNRDIIGVAETGSGKTLAFLIPLLSWIQSLPKIERLEDVDQGPYAIIMAPTRELAQQIEEETIKFGQPLGIRTVVVVGGLSREEQGFRLRMGCEIVIATPGRLIDVLENRYLVLNQCTYIVLDEADRMIDMGFEPDVQKILEYMPVTNLKPDTEEAEDASKLMENFYSKKKYRQTVMFTATMPPAVERLARSYLRRPATVYIGSIGKPTERTEQIVYMMGENDKRKKLMEILSRGIEPPVIIFVNQKKGADVLAKGLEKLGYNSCTLHGGKGQEQREYALASLKSGAKDMLVATDVAGRGIDIKDVSLVINYDMAKTIEDYTHRIGRTGRAGKTGCAISFVTKDDSQLFYDLKQCVTASPVSVCPPELMNHPDAQHKPGTVVTKKRREEKIFA